Proteins encoded within one genomic window of Candidatus Omnitrophota bacterium:
- the holB gene encoding DNA polymerase III subunit delta', translated as MTFKDIKGHDEKIRALQQGILNERLAGAYLFTGPEGIGKALTALAFAASLNCRERREDSCGVCSSCLKIQKNQHPDLHIVDNGYSEDIKIEDIRRLQEHINLRPYEGRYKVFIINNCHNLNSVSANAFLKTLEEPPKHSIIIMVTDKPALLLNTIISRCQVIRFSALSRAALKALLKNDLQTAPLALHYIVRYCEGRVGCALKLKGRDILNEKNRIIDALTAENALRQDNFLIKDRDSLHAGLQILSGWFRDIYVLKAGMAEQELINIDRKERLEELAAGYTFGQLDEILDTISSSLLYLEQNINLKLLISNLSIPLSLNH; from the coding sequence ATGACATTTAAAGATATAAAAGGCCACGATGAGAAGATCAGGGCATTGCAGCAGGGGATACTGAATGAACGCCTGGCTGGCGCGTATCTTTTTACCGGCCCTGAGGGTATAGGCAAGGCTTTGACCGCGCTGGCCTTTGCCGCCAGCCTGAATTGCCGGGAGCGAAGAGAAGATTCCTGCGGGGTTTGCAGCTCGTGCCTGAAGATACAGAAGAACCAGCATCCGGACCTGCATATCGTCGACAACGGCTACAGCGAGGATATAAAGATAGAGGATATCCGCAGGCTGCAGGAGCATATAAATTTAAGGCCGTATGAAGGCAGGTATAAGGTATTTATTATAAATAACTGCCATAACCTAAATTCGGTTTCCGCCAATGCTTTTTTAAAGACGCTGGAAGAGCCGCCTAAGCACAGTATTATAATAATGGTCACCGATAAACCGGCGCTTCTTTTGAATACGATAATCTCCCGTTGCCAGGTGATCCGGTTCAGCGCGCTTAGCCGCGCGGCATTAAAGGCCCTGCTTAAAAATGACCTGCAAACCGCGCCTTTGGCTTTGCATTATATTGTCCGGTATTGCGAAGGCAGGGTCGGCTGCGCCTTGAAACTTAAAGGCCGGGATATTCTCAATGAAAAGAACAGGATCATTGACGCGCTGACCGCGGAAAACGCCTTGCGCCAGGATAACTTTTTGATCAAAGACCGCGACAGCCTGCATGCGGGCTTGCAGATATTATCCGGATGGTTCAGGGATATATATGTGCTTAAGGCCGGAATGGCTGAACAGGAATTGATCAATATCGACCGCAAGGAGCGCCTGGAAGAACTTGCCGCCGGTTACACCTTCGGGCAATTGGACGAGATACTGGATACTATTTCCAGTTCGTTGCTTTACCTGGAGCAGAATATAAATTTAAAACTGCTTATTTCCAATTTGAGCATTCCTTTAAGCCTAAATCATTGA
- a CDS encoding stage 0 sporulation protein → MERLVCVRMRDIGPIAVYNAADLEVKEGVVVIFEHDRGLDYGKVISLKGGACCGGKSKQPVKNILRIARDGDIKQIEDNRTKAKEAFNICSKKMEDHKPKMKLVQAEYTFDRSKIVFRYTADGRVDFRDLLNDLPKIFKARVELKQIGPRDETKFFGGYGPCGRELCCSKFLSDFESVTIKMAKEQGLPLNPPKISGICGRLMCCLNYENDTYTLWHKDLPRQGEHISTASGKGRVVSVNVFKHSVVIEQEDGKFTEVVYNKDNKDKDEKESKERDDRENKPGRDIRDNRDARENRQGRDIRDNRVARENNPVRDIRDNRGNKPGRDNRDNRERHGR, encoded by the coding sequence ATGGAAAGATTAGTTTGCGTAAGAATGAGAGATATCGGGCCGATCGCAGTGTATAACGCGGCGGACCTTGAAGTAAAAGAAGGCGTTGTTGTTATTTTCGAGCATGACCGCGGCTTGGATTACGGGAAAGTCATTTCGCTTAAAGGCGGGGCATGTTGCGGCGGTAAATCAAAACAGCCGGTTAAGAACATCCTGCGTATCGCCCGGGATGGCGATATCAAGCAGATAGAGGACAACCGGACAAAGGCGAAAGAGGCTTTTAATATCTGTTCGAAAAAGATGGAAGATCATAAGCCTAAAATGAAGCTGGTACAGGCGGAATATACCTTTGACCGCAGTAAAATAGTCTTTCGTTATACCGCGGACGGCAGAGTGGATTTCCGCGACCTGCTTAATGACCTGCCCAAGATATTCAAGGCCCGGGTGGAGTTAAAGCAAATCGGCCCCAGGGATGAGACAAAGTTCTTCGGCGGTTACGGGCCGTGCGGCAGGGAGCTTTGTTGTTCAAAATTCCTGAGCGACTTTGAGTCGGTCACCATAAAGATGGCCAAAGAGCAGGGTTTGCCTTTGAATCCCCCTAAGATATCGGGTATTTGCGGCAGGCTGATGTGCTGTTTGAATTATGAGAACGATACCTATACGCTCTGGCATAAGGACCTGCCCCGTCAGGGAGAGCATATCTCCACTGCCTCCGGCAAAGGCAGGGTGGTCAGCGTGAATGTTTTCAAGCACAGCGTGGTCATCGAGCAGGAAGACGGCAAATTCACCGAGGTTGTTTATAATAAAGATAACAAAGACAAAGACGAAAAAGAGAGTAAAGAACGGGACGATCGGGAAAACAAGCCGGGTAGGGATATCCGGGACAATAGAGATGCCCGGGAAAACAGGCAGGGTAGGGATATCCGGGACAATAGAGTTGCCCGGGAAAACAATCCGGTTAGGGATATCAGAGACAACCGGGGGAACAAGCCGGGCAGAGATAACCGGGATAACAGGGAAAGACATGGCCGATAA
- the metG gene encoding methionine--tRNA ligase — protein MADKKFYITTPLYYINASPHIGHSYTTSAADTLSRFYRRAIGRENVWFLTGTDEHGLKIQKAADEAILSPQEFSDQIVVKFKDLWNDLNISYDDFIRTTERRHIQTVQKVLDILYKKAEPDIYESKYEGWYCTPCESFWTPTQAEAGLCPDCKRPVERISEVNYFFKLAKYQDWLIGYIKDNPDFIRPEIRRNEVLSFLEMNKLEDLCISRPKARLNWGIPLPFAPDYVTYVWFDALINYISAVGEFDASGEYHSKWWPADVQLIGKDILRQHAVYWPIMLHALKIKPPKTVFAHGWWMIGDTKMSKSRGNVVSPIEMSQKYGIDAYRYFLLRDVPFGMDGNFSEESLIKRINSDLANDLGNLVYRTLTMTEKYYGGKIPEENQTIEKTKQAGEIEAKIAHLPVRIGGFLQVEDDLNFGGALEAIWELIGLANKYVEETKPWNLAKENKAEELKNFIALLIKVIRAVEDALDPFMPKTAEAIRAQIGADSITKGAPLFPRIETEESKAKKNR, from the coding sequence ATGGCCGATAAAAAGTTCTATATAACCACGCCGTTATATTACATAAACGCTTCGCCGCATATCGGCCATTCCTATACTACCAGCGCCGCTGATACCCTGTCTAGGTTCTACCGCCGGGCGATCGGCCGGGAAAATGTCTGGTTCTTGACCGGAACAGATGAGCACGGCCTGAAGATCCAGAAAGCCGCTGATGAAGCGATACTTTCCCCGCAGGAATTTTCCGACCAGATTGTGGTTAAATTTAAGGACCTCTGGAATGATTTGAATATTTCCTATGACGATTTCATCCGTACTACCGAGAGAAGGCATATCCAGACAGTTCAAAAAGTTTTAGATATTCTTTATAAAAAGGCCGAACCCGATATCTACGAATCAAAATACGAAGGTTGGTATTGTACTCCCTGCGAAAGTTTCTGGACTCCAACCCAGGCCGAGGCAGGGCTTTGTCCGGATTGTAAAAGGCCGGTGGAAAGAATATCCGAAGTTAATTATTTCTTTAAACTGGCCAAATATCAGGATTGGCTTATTGGTTATATCAAGGATAATCCGGACTTTATCCGTCCGGAGATCCGCCGGAACGAAGTTTTAAGTTTTCTGGAAATGAATAAATTGGAGGATCTTTGTATTTCCCGCCCCAAAGCGCGTCTAAATTGGGGTATCCCTCTTCCGTTCGCACCTGATTATGTCACTTATGTCTGGTTCGACGCTTTGATCAATTATATCAGCGCGGTCGGCGAGTTTGACGCCAGCGGAGAATACCATTCTAAATGGTGGCCCGCGGACGTGCAGCTTATCGGAAAAGACATCTTACGCCAACACGCGGTCTATTGGCCGATCATGTTGCACGCGCTGAAGATAAAACCGCCTAAAACCGTGTTTGCCCATGGATGGTGGATGATCGGCGATACAAAGATGTCTAAGTCCCGCGGCAACGTGGTTTCTCCGATCGAGATGTCGCAAAAATATGGTATTGACGCTTACCGTTATTTCCTGTTGCGCGATGTTCCTTTCGGCATGGACGGAAATTTTTCCGAAGAATCATTGATCAAGCGGATCAACAGCGATCTGGCCAATGATCTGGGCAACCTGGTTTACCGGACCTTGACTATGACTGAAAAATATTATGGCGGGAAGATCCCGGAAGAAAATCAGACCATAGAAAAAACTAAGCAAGCTGGAGAAATCGAAGCTAAGATCGCGCATTTGCCGGTGAGGATCGGCGGTTTTCTTCAAGTAGAAGATGATCTTAATTTCGGCGGGGCCTTGGAAGCTATCTGGGAATTGATCGGCCTGGCCAATAAATATGTCGAAGAAACTAAACCCTGGAATTTAGCCAAAGAGAATAAGGCTGAGGAATTAAAGAATTTTATCGCGCTTCTGATTAAAGTCATC